TGTGTCCCCATGGGATGTACCCTACCGCCGGCGGCGGCGAGTACCGACTGTTGCTGTGCcggtttgatgatggagatccacTTGCCATGGAGTACTACGTTTTCACAATAGGCTCTGCCCAGCCGCCCAGGCGCATACCTTCTCCCATAGGGTGCCCTGAACCGCCAGATCGCCCCGGATTGCTATTCAAAGGCAGCCTATACTGGCACACAGGCAGTGAAATAGTGGTATTCGACACCACCAATGAGTCCTTCAGGCACATCAGATCCCCGTATTTTCCGGGTTGTATTGCTCAACTGTTTGAGACTGGTGGCATGCTTGGCATCTTCATTTATGATGATCAAAAGACATCTATGTATATCTTTGCGTTGCAGAATCAACAAAGCGAGCGATGGAATTTCAAGTCTTATGTTACATTACCGGTTGCGGAGACCAGGCAGCATTGTCAGTGTCCCGACCATCGAGAGAGTGTGACGGTTGTGCCTCGGGACGGTGGGTTGCTCATTCTGCTCAAGTGTGCTGCCTGGCTGTTTCAAGTTGATGGCGATGGCGGGGTTATTGTCCATGGCAAGTTGATTGCAAGTTTCCGTTACTCAGACATCATCATGTCTGGCCATTATTTGCTCAAGCAAACTCTTGTTCAGCATACCTTCTTTCCAACACTAGAGGGTTATGTTGCCAACGCTCTACCTTTCATCTGACCTGACCGGCGATTGTGTTGTCGGTACTAAGAGGGCTGTTGGGTGTGGTCCTGTTTCTTACAGCAGTATGTATTAACTAGATCCCTGGTTATATATGTTGTCAACAACTCAGCCTTTCATCTGAGACCTGTCGACCGTGGCAGTGTTTCCTGTCGGCCTAGCTCTCCGTATCCACATGAGCTACATCATGTATTAACTAGATCCTTGGTATTATGTTGCGAACACTTAGCCTTCTATCTTAGAAGAGGTGTCGGGTGGGGTGGTGTTTTTTATCGGCCTAGCTCTCCGTATCCACATGAGCTGTAATATGTATTAACTAGATCCACTATTAAGCTTCTTTGTTGATGTATAACAAAACGTATGCTCAACAAGTTGTGACTGTTAGATGTATGTTTTGTGCTATATTTCATTGAACATCATTTTGTGTTGGAGTGGCTGCCATGAGTGTTGATGCGAAAGATACAAGTCATTTGGGTCAGCATTTCAAATGTTTGCCAATTG
This genomic stretch from Hordeum vulgare subsp. vulgare chromosome 6H, MorexV3_pseudomolecules_assembly, whole genome shotgun sequence harbors:
- the LOC123403380 gene encoding uncharacterized protein LOC123403380, translating into MYPTAGGGEYRLLLCRFDDGDPLAMEYYVFTIGSAQPPRRIPSPIGCPEPPDRPGLLFKGSLYWHTGSEIVVFDTTNESFRHIRSPYFPGCIAQLFETGGMLGIFIYDDQKTSMYIFALQNQQSERWNFKSYVTLPVAETRQHCQCPDHRESVTVVPRDGGLLILLKCAAWLFQVDGDGGVIVHGKLIASFRYSDIIMSGHYLLKQTLVQHTFFPTLEGYVANALPFI